A genome region from Lentisphaerota bacterium includes the following:
- a CDS encoding DUF2398 family protein translates to MSALDDLLQKQKPRVQAVLNILLEAPYFYKSDHEEHYHFLRRHQREFASFFEESFGWQLVADPKCARLYKETWYNDRITPGNRDLFNFTRRDECLAFMLLLEFFEHKLEEESASIEEPDNIRFRFGDLLLFTRDRFLELFPEQPDGYAEEDVRKILRPVMPQLEKYRFLLKLDPPDDEKVAPDDTIYECLPALWHYSVQRISRPLDETPAPQPPAP, encoded by the coding sequence ATGAGCGCCCTTGACGACCTTCTCCAAAAGCAGAAACCCCGCGTGCAGGCTGTGTTGAACATCCTGCTTGAAGCCCCCTATTTCTACAAGAGCGACCACGAGGAGCACTACCACTTCCTGCGCCGCCACCAGCGCGAGTTCGCCTCCTTCTTCGAGGAGTCCTTCGGCTGGCAACTCGTGGCCGATCCCAAATGCGCCCGGCTCTACAAGGAGACCTGGTACAATGATCGGATCACCCCCGGCAACCGCGACTTGTTCAATTTCACCAGGCGCGACGAGTGCCTGGCCTTCATGCTTCTGCTCGAATTCTTCGAACACAAGCTGGAGGAGGAGTCGGCCAGCATCGAGGAACCCGACAACATCCGCTTCCGCTTTGGCGACCTGCTCCTCTTCACGCGCGATCGCTTCCTCGAACTCTTCCCGGAGCAACCCGACGGCTACGCCGAGGAGGACGTTCGCAAGATCCTCCGCCCGGTCATGCCGCAGCTCGAGAAGTACCGCTTCCTGCTGAAGCTCGATCCGCCGGACGATGAGAAGGTCGCGCCCGACGATACCATCTACGAGTGCCTGCCCGCGCTCTGGCACTACAGCGTCCAGCGGATCTCGCGCCCGCTCGACGAAACGCCCGCACCCCAGCCACCCGCACCCTGA